From the genome of Pukyongia salina, one region includes:
- the pgi gene encoding glucose-6-phosphate isomerase: MSLPKTDPTKTKAWSGLLEHFEQIKSERMQSWFEADPDRAERMSITWADFYVDYSKNRINDKTLSLLFDMANEAGLKQAIDAQFSGAEINETEGRAVLHTALRDFGNMKPEVKETLAKIKSFSDKVINGSWKGASGKPITDVVNIGIGGSDLGPDMICEALKYYQNHLNVHFISNVDGDHVMESLKTLDRETTLFIIVSKTFTTQETLTNANTVRSWFLETMNEADVKHHFAAVSTNLDAVSEFGISSENIFPMWNWVGGRFSLWSAVGLSVACAVGYKNFEDLLRGAHNMDRHFQETDFNGNIPVVLALISVWYNNFFGSESECIVPYSQYLNKLVAYLQQGIMESNGKSVDRNGEVVSYQTGTIVWGSTGTNAQHAFFQLIHQGTKLIPTDFICFAHSLFGKTDHQNKLLANCFAQTEALLQGTYGMEVENSFKIFEGNKPTNTILIQKLTPQSLGSLIAMYEHKLFVQGVIWNIYSYDQWGVELGKKLAKNTLDAIENKSTSNTTNASTKRLINKSF; the protein is encoded by the coding sequence ATGAGCCTACCTAAAACAGATCCTACAAAAACCAAGGCTTGGTCGGGCTTATTAGAGCATTTTGAACAGATAAAATCCGAAAGGATGCAATCCTGGTTCGAGGCAGACCCCGATAGAGCCGAGCGTATGTCCATCACTTGGGCAGACTTCTACGTGGATTATTCAAAGAACCGTATAAACGACAAAACCCTATCCTTACTTTTCGATATGGCTAATGAGGCAGGTTTAAAGCAAGCCATCGATGCCCAGTTTTCCGGCGCCGAGATCAACGAGACCGAAGGCAGGGCAGTGTTACATACTGCGCTTAGGGATTTCGGTAATATGAAGCCGGAGGTGAAGGAAACTCTCGCCAAAATAAAGTCGTTTTCAGATAAGGTGATAAACGGCTCATGGAAAGGTGCATCCGGAAAGCCAATTACCGATGTGGTTAATATAGGTATAGGAGGGAGTGATCTAGGGCCCGATATGATATGCGAGGCGTTAAAATATTATCAGAATCATCTCAATGTACATTTCATTTCCAACGTGGACGGCGATCATGTTATGGAAAGTCTTAAAACTCTCGACAGGGAGACCACATTGTTTATCATTGTATCCAAGACATTCACGACCCAGGAAACCTTAACCAATGCTAATACGGTTCGTAGTTGGTTTCTTGAAACAATGAACGAGGCCGATGTAAAGCATCATTTTGCAGCAGTATCTACCAATCTGGATGCGGTTTCAGAATTCGGGATTTCCTCCGAGAATATTTTTCCTATGTGGAATTGGGTGGGGGGACGGTTCTCACTATGGAGTGCTGTAGGACTGTCTGTGGCGTGTGCGGTGGGATATAAAAACTTTGAAGATCTGTTACGGGGAGCCCATAATATGGACAGGCATTTTCAGGAAACCGATTTTAACGGTAATATACCCGTAGTTCTGGCTCTAATTTCTGTGTGGTACAATAATTTCTTCGGAAGCGAAAGTGAGTGTATTGTACCCTATTCTCAATACCTGAACAAGCTTGTTGCCTATCTTCAACAGGGTATCATGGAGAGTAATGGTAAAAGTGTAGATAGGAATGGTGAAGTAGTATCCTACCAAACAGGCACTATTGTTTGGGGCAGTACCGGTACCAATGCTCAGCACGCGTTCTTTCAACTGATCCATCAAGGCACCAAACTCATCCCAACAGATTTTATTTGTTTTGCCCATTCTCTCTTCGGGAAGACAGATCATCAAAATAAGTTACTTGCTAATTGCTTTGCACAAACCGAAGCCTTACTACAGGGAACCTATGGTATGGAAGTGGAAAATTCTTTCAAAATATTTGAAGGAAACAAACCCACCAATACCATCCTGATTCAAAAACTCACTCCTCAAAGTTTGGGTAGCCTGATCGCCATGTACGAACATAAATTATTTGTACAAGGCGTGATATGGAATATTTATAGTTACGACCAGTGGGGCGTGGAATTAGGAAAGAAACTAGCCAAGAATACCCTGGACGCCATCGAAAATAAATCCACTTCTAATACAACCAATGCTTCTACAAAAAGACTTATTAATAAGTCGTTTTGA
- a CDS encoding N-acetylglucosamine kinase has product MTIIADGGSTKCDWILLDEKGDQLLKTRTRGLNPAVVPKEELFERIQENEELPSLFEKATRVDFYGAGCGTDTPRGILTAVLKDLFFNADITVKEDIMAAVYAATTKPGIVCILGTGSNSCYYDGEKIFTPVPSLGYTLMDEASGNYFGKRLIRDYYYKRMPEQIAKAFEQRFNLDADEIKLNLYQRPNPNTYLASFAEFIFTSKEVNGYFYKLISEGMIRFIEYRIMCYKEAQTVPIHFIGSIAHYSTDIIRDCMKRYHLDLGNVIQRPIDGLLDYYRVHVLKVAESSS; this is encoded by the coding sequence ATGACGATTATAGCAGATGGTGGTTCTACCAAATGTGATTGGATCCTTCTGGATGAGAAGGGAGATCAGTTACTAAAGACGCGGACACGTGGCTTAAATCCCGCTGTTGTTCCCAAAGAGGAATTATTTGAACGAATCCAGGAGAATGAAGAGCTTCCTTCTTTATTCGAAAAGGCTACCAGAGTTGATTTTTATGGTGCAGGATGCGGAACGGATACTCCCAGAGGAATATTAACTGCTGTACTTAAAGATTTATTCTTTAATGCCGATATCACGGTAAAGGAGGACATTATGGCGGCGGTGTACGCCGCTACCACCAAACCCGGGATCGTTTGTATATTAGGAACAGGTTCTAATAGCTGTTATTACGACGGAGAGAAAATCTTTACGCCGGTACCTTCTCTGGGCTATACGCTAATGGACGAGGCAAGTGGAAATTACTTCGGGAAGCGACTAATTAGAGATTATTATTACAAACGGATGCCGGAACAGATCGCGAAAGCCTTCGAGCAACGCTTTAATCTGGATGCAGACGAGATCAAGCTCAACCTCTATCAGAGACCTAACCCTAATACCTATCTCGCGTCCTTTGCCGAATTTATTTTCACTAGCAAGGAGGTAAATGGATACTTTTACAAGCTTATTAGTGAAGGGATGATTCGGTTTATAGAATACCGCATCATGTGTTACAAAGAGGCACAAACTGTCCCAATTCATTTTATTGGGTCAATTGCTCATTACTCCACAGATATTATTCGCGACTGTATGAAACGATATCATCTGGATTTGGGCAATGTAATTCAGCGTCCCATTGATGGTTTACTCGATTATTATCGGGTCCATGTGCTGAAAGTTGCAGAATCCAGTTCATAA
- a CDS encoding sensor histidine kinase, producing MQEIISEEQQIIDIILIAIGLLLLMALAIVLFFYFSRRRIIKTELEKANLEIKHQREVLQSTIITQEEERKRIAQDMHDAISSKLNVVSLNANILSDASISPEEKSKVAENIVKVTSTVLENSRKIAHDLLPPTLEKFGLEAAIEELCDEIGEAGSFKIQPYFQYRQNMLSQNDELHFFRITQELFNNTIKYADAKSVQLSLVGKGSEVVLSYQDDGKGFDVHAAKKAKGLGLSGISNRVEILDASMEMNSSVGKGLLVRIIKRLD from the coding sequence ATGCAAGAAATCATTTCCGAAGAACAACAAATAATAGACATCATCCTCATCGCCATAGGACTCCTGTTACTCATGGCTCTGGCAATCGTTTTGTTCTTTTATTTCTCGCGTCGAAGGATTATTAAAACAGAATTGGAAAAAGCAAACCTGGAGATAAAACACCAGAGAGAAGTATTACAATCCACAATCATTACACAAGAGGAAGAACGAAAACGGATCGCACAAGATATGCACGATGCTATTAGTTCTAAGCTCAATGTGGTTTCACTCAATGCCAATATACTTTCGGATGCTTCAATCTCCCCTGAAGAAAAGTCGAAAGTCGCAGAGAACATTGTTAAGGTTACCTCGACTGTACTAGAGAATTCCCGCAAGATCGCGCACGATCTGCTTCCTCCCACCTTAGAAAAATTTGGTTTGGAGGCCGCAATCGAAGAATTATGCGATGAAATTGGCGAGGCAGGTTCCTTTAAGATCCAGCCATATTTTCAGTACCGGCAGAATATGTTAAGTCAGAATGACGAACTTCATTTTTTCAGGATCACCCAGGAGCTGTTCAACAATACTATTAAATATGCCGACGCCAAATCCGTCCAACTTTCCCTGGTTGGAAAAGGGTCTGAAGTGGTTCTATCCTATCAAGATGATGGAAAGGGTTTTGATGTGCACGCGGCGAAAAAGGCAAAAGGACTGGGCTTGAGTGGAATTTCCAATAGAGTCGAAATCCTGGATGCCAGTATGGAAATGAACAGCAGTGTTGGCAAAGGATTATTGGTTCGAATCATAAAGAGATTGGACTAA